In one Nicotiana tomentosiformis chromosome 6, ASM39032v3, whole genome shotgun sequence genomic region, the following are encoded:
- the LOC104111602 gene encoding uncharacterized protein gives MEIKGTDGSKTLLKPGSTREFGRGLGFTADDRTVSRRQISFQLQTSSDQEDKTKVSFEVVGRNPIWVYSNKDGKVRTFRNFERGEMENGNMFCVSANKPIWFTLKRIDFDNEDQRVIKKELEMETQLAESLQSSSCPVGVELDIENIDISGIDPVQEFGFLVMGHEFDGYPKRMIREIKNWDWLIEEEGAESDADEGSDRKGGKGARRKRKKKGEGDDEEWTGESEDEKELLTRSKKLQGPKYVTRSKDKSNAKKKKRSPQQKTRPSEEEYEEEEEEEDEEDETLGGFIVDDVEEEAEVGDEKEEEEFDADEDDEELED, from the exons ATGGAAATTAAAGGCACAGATGGGTCCAAAACCCTACTGAAACCCGGTTCGACGAGAGAGTTCGGTAGAGGGCTTGGGTTTACCGCCGACGACCGAACCGTTTCTCGCCGTCAAATCTCGTTCCAACTCCAAACCTCTTCAGACCAAGAAGATAAAACTAAGGTTAGTTTTGAAGTTGTCGGAAGGAACCCCATTTGGGTATACAGCAACAAGGATGGTAAAGTTAGAACCTTTAGGAATTTTGAAAGAGGCGAAATGGAGAACGGTAACATGTTCTGTGTATCGGCAAACAAACCCATTTGGTTCACCTTGAAAAGAATCGATTTTGACAATGAAGATCAAAGGGTTATTAAGAAAGAGTTGGAAATGGAGACCCAATTGGCTGAAAGCCTTCAGAGTAGTTCATGTCCTGTAGGGGTTGAATTAGACATCGAGAATATTGATATTTCGGGCATTGACCCTGTTCAAG AGTTTGGTTTTCTGGTGATGGGGCATGAATTTGATGGTTATCCGAAGAGAATGATTCGGGAGATAAAGAACTGGGATTGGCTTATCGAGGAGGAAGGAGCAGAGAGCGATGCTGATGAGGGGTCTGATAGAAAAGGCGGAAAGGGTGCAAGGAGAAAACGGAAGAAAAAAGGCGAGGGAGACGATGAAGAGTGGACTGGCGAAAGTGAAGATGAGAAAGAGCTGCTCACGAGATCTAAGAAGCTTCAGGGACCTAAATACGTGACAAGGTCCAAGGACAAGTCTAATGCGAAAAAGAAGAAACGTTCTCCACAACAGAAAACTAGACCTTCGGAGGAAGAatatgaggaagaagaagaagaagaagatgaggaagatgAAACTCTGGGGGGTTTCATTGTAGACGATGTAGAAGAAGAGGCGGAAGTTGGTGATGAAAAAGAAGAGGAGGAATTTGATGccgatgaagatgatgaagagTTAGAAGATTGA
- the LOC138894754 gene encoding uncharacterized protein — protein sequence MKEKGLVQVRRIEDLEARLASVLAKAKSDAEKAKADADALVAVYRADAEAAQVQAREAAESADIRAYWVTELAKCRSRRETLEEIHAHGFDLAEEIKRAKELEANAEALVSDGDDDNDGSKSGSKNGGEPDKEETALDREI from the coding sequence atgaaggaaaaaggcctggttcaagtaAGAAGAATTGAGGatcttgaggctcggttggcctctgtacttgccaaggctaaatccgatgccgaaaaggcaaaggccgatgcggatgcgctcgtggccgtctatcgggccgatgctgaagctgcccaagtccaggcaagagaggcagctgaGTCCGCCGATATTCGAGCGTATTGGGTTACCGAACTTGCTAAATGCCGATCCAGAAGGGAAAcactcgaggagatccatgctcatggcttcgatctcgctgaagagataaaaagggccaaagaactcgaagccaacgctgaagctctggtttctgatggcgatgacgataacgatgggagcaagagcggatccaAAAATGGGGGGgagcctgataaagaagagaccgctcttGACCGAGAaatttag